The following proteins come from a genomic window of Miscanthus floridulus cultivar M001 chromosome 2, ASM1932011v1, whole genome shotgun sequence:
- the LOC136536951 gene encoding uncharacterized protein, translating into MELVVQILRRLPYRSLCRFSNHVPSPLHCDFAVRFAPAGSSPFPGLGFLPCVARALPLDCCNGLLLCRAGGGAGGCHYVCNPATGKFTVLPKPSSGFQALALAAFEPHGASPRFHGLEVFSSVTRKWVHACLDYHVRLVEGMGSVFINGFVNLLTHEKKVLAVDPEGRAWRLIPLPVSSRFGLVGCLGQSQGFLHYAVQEGCGCTMMQVWILKDFGERIGF; encoded by the exons ATGGAG CTCGTCGTGCagatcctccgccgcctcccgTACCGGTCGCTCTGCCGCTTCAG CAACCACGTCCCTAGCCCCCTCCACTGCGACTTCGCTGTCCGGTTCGCGCCGGCCGGCTCGTCCCCGTTCCCCGGCCTTGGGTTCCTTCCATGTGTCGCCCGCGCCCTGCCCCTCGACTGCTGCAACGGCCTCCTCCTCTGCCGCGCCGGCGGCGGGGCCGGTGGATGTCACTATGTCTGCAACCCGGCCACTGGCAAATTCACCGTTCTCCCGAAGCCGTCGTCTGGGTTCCAGGCGCTGGCTCTGGCTGCCTTCGAGCCTCACGGCGCCTCGCCTCGATTCCAT GGCCTTGAGGTATTCTCGTCGGTAACCAGGAAATGGGTGCACGCTTGCCTTGACTACCATGTCAGGCTGGTGGAAGGAATGGGCAGTGTGTTCATCAATGGCTTTGTCAATTTGCTCACCCACGAGAAGAAGGTTCTCGCTGTCGATCCAGAGGGCCGGGCGTGGCGTCTGATTCCCTTGCCTGTATCCAGCAGGTTTGGGTTGGTCGGGTGCCTTGGACAGTCTCAGGGATTCCTGCATTATGCCGTGCAAGAAGGCTGCGGCTGCACCATGATGCAGGTTTGGATTCTGAAGGATTTCGGGGAACGGATTGGATTCTGA
- the LOC136539501 gene encoding F-box protein At5g07610-like, translating into MSSHGRRQPPPSPDSIGFRFRRLPVPRSETTDGLVPWASSGRVMGRAAFYRAEEKTLPACFFPQHSVAATRSASLPTDMAACSKERRNTATCLTDDLIVEILSRLPVKSVCRFKCVSKHWLGLISHPDHRKKLPQTLAGFFYHTTSSERFPESARHFTNVTGRGAPLIRPSLSFLPGHADITLLDCCNGLLLCRSPTDAGDGYVVCNPATEEWVALPESSQAGNICDTRLGFDPVVSPNFHVFELVLYGYFIEGLEIYSLETGQWAHRDSLWSDDVTLWDAISTVFLNGFLHVFASGHEDVLVVDTEGNSRRTIPVPHGNDDGFIGHSQGHLYYLNTVEEHDLRLSVYVLEDYASDEWIFKHSVRTSELLGKISSSPLQQYNLITIHPECHLIFFVSDLDHTIRCYDMDSRKVHVIRNMGCELEDNYSKRCLSYVPLFSESLAAWD; encoded by the coding sequence ATGAGCTCCCACGGGAGACGGCAGCCGCCGCCCTCACCGGACTCCATAGGCTTCCGCTTCCGCCGCCTGCCCGTGCCCCGCAGTGAAACCACAGATGGGCTGGTTCCTTGGGCTTCCTCTGGTCGAGTAATGGGCCGGGCCGCATTTTACAGAGCAGAGGAGAAAACCCTTCCTGCTTGCTTCTTCCCTCAGCACTCCGTAGCCGCCACTCGCAGCGCCTCACTCCCCACAGACATGGCGGCGTGCTCCAAGgagaggaggaacacggcgacCTGCCTCACCGACGACCTCATCGTGGAGATACTCTCGCGACTGCCTGTCAAGTCGGTCTGCCGCTTCAAGTGCGTGTCCAAACACTGGCTTGGCCTCATCTCCCACCCCGACCACCGCAAGAAGCTGCCCCAGACCCTCGCCGGTTTCTTCTACCACACCACCAGCAGCGAGCGCTTCCCCGAGTCGGCCCGCCACTTCACCAACGTCACGGGGAGGGGCGCGCCCCTGATCCGCCCCTCCCTGTCCTTCCTCCCGGGCCACGCCGACATCACCCTCCTGGACTGCTGCAACGGTCTCCTCCTCTGCCGCAGCCCGACGGACGCGGGCGACGGCTACGTCGTCTGCAATCCGGCGACCGAGGAATGGGTGGCGCTGCCTGAGTCCAGCCAGGCTGGTAACATCTGCGATACGCGGCTGGGGTTCGACCCGGTCGTTTCCCCCAACTTCCATGTGTTTGAGCTCGTACTATATGGCTACTTTATCGAGGGGCTTGAGATCTACTCGTTGGAGACCGGGCAGTGGGCTCACAGGGACAGTTTATGGAGTGACGATGTGACCTTGTGGGATGCTATAAGCActgtatttctcaatggctttCTTCATGTGTTTGCATCTGGGCATGAAGATGTACTGGTGGTTGACACCGAGGGGAACTCAAGGAGGACCATTCCGGTGCCGCACGGCAATGACGACGGTTTCATTGGACACTCTCAAGGGCACTTGTACTATCTCAATACGGTTGAAGAACATGACTTGAGACTATCAGTGTATGTTCTTGAGGACTATGCTAGTGATGAGTGGATCTTCAAACATAGTGTCAGGACTTCGGAGTTACTCGGAAAGATCAGTTCTAGTCCTCTGCAGCAGTATAATCTGATCACGATTCATCCAGAGTGCCACTTGATATTCTTTGTTTCGGATTTGGACCATACAATAAGATGCTATGATATGGATAGTAGAAAAGTGCATGTGATTCGCAACATGGGGTGTGAGCTTGAGGACAATTATTCAAAACGCTGTTTGTCCTATGTTCCCCTTTTCTCGGAGTCATTGGCTGCCTGGGACTAG